In Corvus moneduloides isolate bCorMon1 chromosome 3, bCorMon1.pri, whole genome shotgun sequence, one DNA window encodes the following:
- the MPV17 gene encoding protein Mpv17 isoform X9: MAALWRGCGRVLARRPGAAQALTAGALMGAGDVIAQQLVEQRGLRGHHCPRTLKMMAIGFCFVGPVVGNWYRILDRLIPGNTKVVAVKKMVLDQDYMDALMTNYCIWPPVQIANFYFVPLQHRLAVVQCVAIVWNCYLSWKANRM, translated from the exons ATGGCGGCGCTGTGGAGGGGCTGCGGGCGGGTGCTGGCGCGGCGGCCCGGGGCGGCGCAGGCGCTCACAGCCG GGGCCCTCatgggagctggggatgtgaTTGCGCAGCAGCTGGTGGAGCAGCGGGGGCTGCGCGGGCACCACTGCCCCCGCACCCTGAAAATGATGGCCATTGGCTTCTGCTTCGTG ggcCCCGTTGTGGGCAACTGGTACAGGATCCTGGATCGGCTCATCCCGGGGAATACAAAAGTTGTGGCTGTGAAGAAGATGGTCCTGGACCAG GACTACATGGATGCCCTGATGACCAATTACTGT ATCTGGCCACCTGTGCAGATTGCAAACTTCTACTTTGTGCCCCTGCAGCACAG GCTGGCTGTTGTCCAATGTGTTGCCATTGTCTGGAACTGCTACCTGTCCTGGAAAGCGAATCGGATGTGA
- the MPV17 gene encoding protein Mpv17 isoform X2 gives MEQELPETQPGSTPPGTLIWKQGQELCQQPAVARGWDSLGSREHVLPIPAGGGAGGRTQADSCSPGRGSQSAEPAWCSGRGLGCCGKGCGGNHRQQLGRLCSERPRHRGPWMTGQPHARVTRRRCSWTPFQPEMLRCPERPEALGRVGHLCRGVWCRQWGAAAGTEPAGLEQSQASWGRTAAAAVLGQGPSRGQVTQGSFPPKWAVLVAGALMGAGDVIAQQLVEQRGLRGHHCPRTLKMMAIGFCFVPWTGPVPWSRSSIGQACPCGPGLEQGHVTSPGGPPCDQGGQVLLLTPWLLQGPVVGNWYRILDRLIPGNTKVVAVKKMVLDQDYMDALMTNYCVSAGRSVSLSHLHGAAMGSVGHRVPGRAGCGAETLAGLLTAFPLLCPDLATCADCKLLLCAPAAQVVLRPWPPVPGPLSQWLQTLSLLSPGWLLSNVLPLSGTATCPGKRIGCEAEAMSHPCPQPVHCLTPPQLRALGVGTHGRGQAGPCRVLAATIPLFSRGNAVPCGHSPHCRREKMVPRQAWICSSCAVQQLCPWSTSPSVLNHFLALACTQGAPALSVTLSFPMAHHGGKEERKWSKAGPGLSVPWAQNWGHCWLGMLPLKRGFAVDSQSINKWWFSLLISMAPGAAQRVPQALKMQFQSNHSCYGSTNSLCLISRH, from the exons atggagcaggagctgccagagaCCCAGCCGGGCAGCACCCCACCGGGGACACTGATCTGGaaacagggccaggagctgtgccagcagccagctgtGGCAAGGGGTTGGgacagcctgggcagcagggagcacGTTCTGCCCATCCCGGCTggtgggggggcaggggggcgGACACAGGCAGACAGCTGCTCTCCGGGGAGGGGATCACAGTCGGCAGAGCCTGCTTGGTGTTCAGGGAGAGGTTTGGGGTGCTGTGGTAAAGGCTGTGGTGGAaatcacaggcagcagctgggcaggctctgctctgagcGCCCCAGGCACCGTGGACCCTGGATGACAGGTCAGCCCCATGCCCGAGTCACAAGGAGGAGGTGCAGCTGGACACCGTTTCAGCCAGAGATGCTGCGGTGTCCTGAGAGGCCTGAGGCACTCGGCAGAGTGGGACACCTGTGCCGTGGGGTTTGGTGCAGGCagtggggagctgcagctgggacagagccggcagggctggagcagtcTCAGGCATCCTGGGGCAGGACGGCAGCAGCAGcggtgctgggacaggggcCCAGCCGTGGGCAGGTCACACAGGGGTCTTTCCCACCTAAATGGGCTGTGCTGGTTGCAGGGGCCCTCatgggagctggggatgtgaTTGCGCAGCAGCTGGTGGAGCAGCGGGGGCTGCGCGGGCACCACTGCCCCCGCACCCTGAAAATGATGGCCATTGGCTTCTGCTTCGTG ccGTGGACAGGTCCAGTTCcatggagcaggagcagcataGGACAAGCTTGTCCTTGTGgtccagggctggagcagggccatGTAACCAGCCCTGGAGGTCCGCCCTGTGACCAGGGAGGGCAggtgctgctcctcaccccctggctcctgcagggcCCCGTTGTGGGCAACTGGTACAGGATCCTGGATCGGCTCATCCCGGGGAATACAAAAGTTGTGGCTGTGAAGAAGATGGTCCTGGACCAG GACTACATGGATGCCCTGATGACCAATTACTGTGTGAGTGCTGGCAGatctgtgtccctgtcccatctCCATGGGGCTGCCATGGGCTCTGTGGGACACCGagtgccaggcagggctgggtgtgggGCAGAGACTCTGGCAGGGCTCCTCactgcttttccccttctctgcccaGATCTGGCCACCTGTGCAGATTGCAAACTTCTACTTTGTGCCCCTGCAGCACAGGTAGTGTTGCGCCCCTGGCCCCCAGTCCCTGGCCCCCTGAGCCAGTGGCTGCAGACCCTGTCCCTCTTGTCCCCAGGCTGGCTGTTGTCCAATGTGTTGCCATTGTCTGGAACTGCTACCTGTCCTGGAAAGCGAATCGGATGTGAGGCAGAAGccatgtcccatccctgtccccagcctgtgcacTGCCTGACCCCACCGCAACTCAGAGCCCTTGGAGTGGGCACACATGGCCGTGGACAGGCTGGGCCATGCAGGGTCCTGGCAGCAACCATCCCGCTCTTTTCTCGGGGGAATGCCGTCCCCTGTGGCCACAGCCCCCACTGCCGCAGGGAGAAGATGGTGCCAAGGCAGGCCTGGATCTGCTCTAGTTGTGCTGTGCAGCAACTCTGCCCATGGAGCACTTCTCCATCTGTGCTCAACCATTTCCTAGCCCTTGCCTGCACACAGGGTGCTCCTGCCCTGAGTGTCACTCTGTCCTTCCCCATGGCACATCATGGGGGAAAAGAGGAGCGGAAATGGAGCAAGGCTGGCCCTGGGCTGTCTGTGCCATGGGCACAGAACTGGGGTCACTGCTGGCTGGGGATGCTCCCCCTGAAAAGGGGGTTTGCTGTGGACAGTCAGAGCATCAATAAATGGTGGTTTTCACTCTTGATTTCCATGgcccctggggctgcccagcgTGTCCCCCAGGCCCTGAAGATGCAGTTCCAGAGCAACCATTCCTGTTACGGATCAACAAATTCACTCTGCCTCATCTCAAGGCACTGA
- the MPV17 gene encoding protein Mpv17 isoform X3 has translation MEQELPETQPGSTPPGTLIWKQGQELCQQPAVARGWDSLGSREHVLPIPAGGGAGGRTQADSCSPGRGSQSAEPAWCSGRGLGCCGKGCGGNHRQQLGRLCSERPRHRGPWMTGQPHARVTRRRCSWTPFQPEMLRCPERPEALGRVGHLCRGVWCRQWGAAAGTEPAGLEQSQASWGRTAAAAVLGQGPSRGQVTQGSFPPKWAVLVAGALMGAGDVIAQQLVEQRGLRGHHCPRTLKMMAIGFCFVGPVVGNWYRILDRLIPGNTKVVAVKKMVLDQGAFAPCFLGCFLAVTGAMNGLSVQDNWSKIQQDYMDALMTNYCVSAGRSVSLSHLHGAAMGSVGHRVPGRAGCGAETLAGLLTAFPLLCPDLATCADCKLLLCAPAAQVVLRPWPPVPGPLSQWLQTLSLLSPGWLLSNVLPLSGTATCPGKRIGCEAEAMSHPCPQPVHCLTPPQLRALGVGTHGRGQAGPCRVLAATIPLFSRGNAVPCGHSPHCRREKMVPRQAWICSSCAVQQLCPWSTSPSVLNHFLALACTQGAPALSVTLSFPMAHHGGKEERKWSKAGPGLSVPWAQNWGHCWLGMLPLKRGFAVDSQSINKWWFSLLISMAPGAAQRVPQALKMQFQSNHSCYGSTNSLCLISRH, from the exons atggagcaggagctgccagagaCCCAGCCGGGCAGCACCCCACCGGGGACACTGATCTGGaaacagggccaggagctgtgccagcagccagctgtGGCAAGGGGTTGGgacagcctgggcagcagggagcacGTTCTGCCCATCCCGGCTggtgggggggcaggggggcgGACACAGGCAGACAGCTGCTCTCCGGGGAGGGGATCACAGTCGGCAGAGCCTGCTTGGTGTTCAGGGAGAGGTTTGGGGTGCTGTGGTAAAGGCTGTGGTGGAaatcacaggcagcagctgggcaggctctgctctgagcGCCCCAGGCACCGTGGACCCTGGATGACAGGTCAGCCCCATGCCCGAGTCACAAGGAGGAGGTGCAGCTGGACACCGTTTCAGCCAGAGATGCTGCGGTGTCCTGAGAGGCCTGAGGCACTCGGCAGAGTGGGACACCTGTGCCGTGGGGTTTGGTGCAGGCagtggggagctgcagctgggacagagccggcagggctggagcagtcTCAGGCATCCTGGGGCAGGACGGCAGCAGCAGcggtgctgggacaggggcCCAGCCGTGGGCAGGTCACACAGGGGTCTTTCCCACCTAAATGGGCTGTGCTGGTTGCAGGGGCCCTCatgggagctggggatgtgaTTGCGCAGCAGCTGGTGGAGCAGCGGGGGCTGCGCGGGCACCACTGCCCCCGCACCCTGAAAATGATGGCCATTGGCTTCTGCTTCGTG ggcCCCGTTGTGGGCAACTGGTACAGGATCCTGGATCGGCTCATCCCGGGGAATACAAAAGTTGTGGCTGTGAAGAAGATGGTCCTGGACCAG GGGGCTTTCGCACCGTGCTTCCTTGGCTGCTTCCTGGCTGTCACGGGGGCCATGAACGGGCTGTCGGTGCAGGATAACTGGTCCAAGATCCAGCAG GACTACATGGATGCCCTGATGACCAATTACTGTGTGAGTGCTGGCAGatctgtgtccctgtcccatctCCATGGGGCTGCCATGGGCTCTGTGGGACACCGagtgccaggcagggctgggtgtgggGCAGAGACTCTGGCAGGGCTCCTCactgcttttccccttctctgcccaGATCTGGCCACCTGTGCAGATTGCAAACTTCTACTTTGTGCCCCTGCAGCACAGGTAGTGTTGCGCCCCTGGCCCCCAGTCCCTGGCCCCCTGAGCCAGTGGCTGCAGACCCTGTCCCTCTTGTCCCCAGGCTGGCTGTTGTCCAATGTGTTGCCATTGTCTGGAACTGCTACCTGTCCTGGAAAGCGAATCGGATGTGAGGCAGAAGccatgtcccatccctgtccccagcctgtgcacTGCCTGACCCCACCGCAACTCAGAGCCCTTGGAGTGGGCACACATGGCCGTGGACAGGCTGGGCCATGCAGGGTCCTGGCAGCAACCATCCCGCTCTTTTCTCGGGGGAATGCCGTCCCCTGTGGCCACAGCCCCCACTGCCGCAGGGAGAAGATGGTGCCAAGGCAGGCCTGGATCTGCTCTAGTTGTGCTGTGCAGCAACTCTGCCCATGGAGCACTTCTCCATCTGTGCTCAACCATTTCCTAGCCCTTGCCTGCACACAGGGTGCTCCTGCCCTGAGTGTCACTCTGTCCTTCCCCATGGCACATCATGGGGGAAAAGAGGAGCGGAAATGGAGCAAGGCTGGCCCTGGGCTGTCTGTGCCATGGGCACAGAACTGGGGTCACTGCTGGCTGGGGATGCTCCCCCTGAAAAGGGGGTTTGCTGTGGACAGTCAGAGCATCAATAAATGGTGGTTTTCACTCTTGATTTCCATGgcccctggggctgcccagcgTGTCCCCCAGGCCCTGAAGATGCAGTTCCAGAGCAACCATTCCTGTTACGGATCAACAAATTCACTCTGCCTCATCTCAAGGCACTGA
- the MPV17 gene encoding protein Mpv17 isoform X7, which translates to MEQELPETQPGSTPPGTLIWKQGQELCQQPAVARGWDSLGSREHVLPIPAGGGAGGRTQADSCSPGRGSQSAEPAWCSGRGLGCCGKGCGGNHRQQLGRLCSERPRHRGPWMTGQPHARVTRRRCSWTPFQPEMLRCPERPEALGRVGHLCRGVWCRQWGAAAGTEPAGLEQSQASWGRTAAAAVLGQGPSRGQVTQGSFPPKWAVLVAGALMGAGDVIAQQLVEQRGLRGHHCPRTLKMMAIGFCFVPWTGPVPWSRSSIGQACPCGPGLEQGHVTSPGGPPCDQGGQVLLLTPWLLQGPVVGNWYRILDRLIPGNTKVVAVKKMVLDQDYMDALMTNYCIWPPVQIANFYFVPLQHRLAVVQCVAIVWNCYLSWKANRM; encoded by the exons atggagcaggagctgccagagaCCCAGCCGGGCAGCACCCCACCGGGGACACTGATCTGGaaacagggccaggagctgtgccagcagccagctgtGGCAAGGGGTTGGgacagcctgggcagcagggagcacGTTCTGCCCATCCCGGCTggtgggggggcaggggggcgGACACAGGCAGACAGCTGCTCTCCGGGGAGGGGATCACAGTCGGCAGAGCCTGCTTGGTGTTCAGGGAGAGGTTTGGGGTGCTGTGGTAAAGGCTGTGGTGGAaatcacaggcagcagctgggcaggctctgctctgagcGCCCCAGGCACCGTGGACCCTGGATGACAGGTCAGCCCCATGCCCGAGTCACAAGGAGGAGGTGCAGCTGGACACCGTTTCAGCCAGAGATGCTGCGGTGTCCTGAGAGGCCTGAGGCACTCGGCAGAGTGGGACACCTGTGCCGTGGGGTTTGGTGCAGGCagtggggagctgcagctgggacagagccggcagggctggagcagtcTCAGGCATCCTGGGGCAGGACGGCAGCAGCAGcggtgctgggacaggggcCCAGCCGTGGGCAGGTCACACAGGGGTCTTTCCCACCTAAATGGGCTGTGCTGGTTGCAGGGGCCCTCatgggagctggggatgtgaTTGCGCAGCAGCTGGTGGAGCAGCGGGGGCTGCGCGGGCACCACTGCCCCCGCACCCTGAAAATGATGGCCATTGGCTTCTGCTTCGTG ccGTGGACAGGTCCAGTTCcatggagcaggagcagcataGGACAAGCTTGTCCTTGTGgtccagggctggagcagggccatGTAACCAGCCCTGGAGGTCCGCCCTGTGACCAGGGAGGGCAggtgctgctcctcaccccctggctcctgcagggcCCCGTTGTGGGCAACTGGTACAGGATCCTGGATCGGCTCATCCCGGGGAATACAAAAGTTGTGGCTGTGAAGAAGATGGTCCTGGACCAG GACTACATGGATGCCCTGATGACCAATTACTGT ATCTGGCCACCTGTGCAGATTGCAAACTTCTACTTTGTGCCCCTGCAGCACAG GCTGGCTGTTGTCCAATGTGTTGCCATTGTCTGGAACTGCTACCTGTCCTGGAAAGCGAATCGGATGTGA
- the MPV17 gene encoding protein Mpv17 isoform X1 has protein sequence MEQELPETQPGSTPPGTLIWKQGQELCQQPAVARGWDSLGSREHVLPIPAGGGAGGRTQADSCSPGRGSQSAEPAWCSGRGLGCCGKGCGGNHRQQLGRLCSERPRHRGPWMTGQPHARVTRRRCSWTPFQPEMLRCPERPEALGRVGHLCRGVWCRQWGAAAGTEPAGLEQSQASWGRTAAAAVLGQGPSRGQVTQGSFPPKWAVLVAGALMGAGDVIAQQLVEQRGLRGHHCPRTLKMMAIGFCFVPWTGPVPWSRSSIGQACPCGPGLEQGHVTSPGGPPCDQGGQVLLLTPWLLQGPVVGNWYRILDRLIPGNTKVVAVKKMVLDQGAFAPCFLGCFLAVTGAMNGLSVQDNWSKIQQDYMDALMTNYCVSAGRSVSLSHLHGAAMGSVGHRVPGRAGCGAETLAGLLTAFPLLCPDLATCADCKLLLCAPAAQVVLRPWPPVPGPLSQWLQTLSLLSPGWLLSNVLPLSGTATCPGKRIGCEAEAMSHPCPQPVHCLTPPQLRALGVGTHGRGQAGPCRVLAATIPLFSRGNAVPCGHSPHCRREKMVPRQAWICSSCAVQQLCPWSTSPSVLNHFLALACTQGAPALSVTLSFPMAHHGGKEERKWSKAGPGLSVPWAQNWGHCWLGMLPLKRGFAVDSQSINKWWFSLLISMAPGAAQRVPQALKMQFQSNHSCYGSTNSLCLISRH, from the exons atggagcaggagctgccagagaCCCAGCCGGGCAGCACCCCACCGGGGACACTGATCTGGaaacagggccaggagctgtgccagcagccagctgtGGCAAGGGGTTGGgacagcctgggcagcagggagcacGTTCTGCCCATCCCGGCTggtgggggggcaggggggcgGACACAGGCAGACAGCTGCTCTCCGGGGAGGGGATCACAGTCGGCAGAGCCTGCTTGGTGTTCAGGGAGAGGTTTGGGGTGCTGTGGTAAAGGCTGTGGTGGAaatcacaggcagcagctgggcaggctctgctctgagcGCCCCAGGCACCGTGGACCCTGGATGACAGGTCAGCCCCATGCCCGAGTCACAAGGAGGAGGTGCAGCTGGACACCGTTTCAGCCAGAGATGCTGCGGTGTCCTGAGAGGCCTGAGGCACTCGGCAGAGTGGGACACCTGTGCCGTGGGGTTTGGTGCAGGCagtggggagctgcagctgggacagagccggcagggctggagcagtcTCAGGCATCCTGGGGCAGGACGGCAGCAGCAGcggtgctgggacaggggcCCAGCCGTGGGCAGGTCACACAGGGGTCTTTCCCACCTAAATGGGCTGTGCTGGTTGCAGGGGCCCTCatgggagctggggatgtgaTTGCGCAGCAGCTGGTGGAGCAGCGGGGGCTGCGCGGGCACCACTGCCCCCGCACCCTGAAAATGATGGCCATTGGCTTCTGCTTCGTG ccGTGGACAGGTCCAGTTCcatggagcaggagcagcataGGACAAGCTTGTCCTTGTGgtccagggctggagcagggccatGTAACCAGCCCTGGAGGTCCGCCCTGTGACCAGGGAGGGCAggtgctgctcctcaccccctggctcctgcagggcCCCGTTGTGGGCAACTGGTACAGGATCCTGGATCGGCTCATCCCGGGGAATACAAAAGTTGTGGCTGTGAAGAAGATGGTCCTGGACCAG GGGGCTTTCGCACCGTGCTTCCTTGGCTGCTTCCTGGCTGTCACGGGGGCCATGAACGGGCTGTCGGTGCAGGATAACTGGTCCAAGATCCAGCAG GACTACATGGATGCCCTGATGACCAATTACTGTGTGAGTGCTGGCAGatctgtgtccctgtcccatctCCATGGGGCTGCCATGGGCTCTGTGGGACACCGagtgccaggcagggctgggtgtgggGCAGAGACTCTGGCAGGGCTCCTCactgcttttccccttctctgcccaGATCTGGCCACCTGTGCAGATTGCAAACTTCTACTTTGTGCCCCTGCAGCACAGGTAGTGTTGCGCCCCTGGCCCCCAGTCCCTGGCCCCCTGAGCCAGTGGCTGCAGACCCTGTCCCTCTTGTCCCCAGGCTGGCTGTTGTCCAATGTGTTGCCATTGTCTGGAACTGCTACCTGTCCTGGAAAGCGAATCGGATGTGAGGCAGAAGccatgtcccatccctgtccccagcctgtgcacTGCCTGACCCCACCGCAACTCAGAGCCCTTGGAGTGGGCACACATGGCCGTGGACAGGCTGGGCCATGCAGGGTCCTGGCAGCAACCATCCCGCTCTTTTCTCGGGGGAATGCCGTCCCCTGTGGCCACAGCCCCCACTGCCGCAGGGAGAAGATGGTGCCAAGGCAGGCCTGGATCTGCTCTAGTTGTGCTGTGCAGCAACTCTGCCCATGGAGCACTTCTCCATCTGTGCTCAACCATTTCCTAGCCCTTGCCTGCACACAGGGTGCTCCTGCCCTGAGTGTCACTCTGTCCTTCCCCATGGCACATCATGGGGGAAAAGAGGAGCGGAAATGGAGCAAGGCTGGCCCTGGGCTGTCTGTGCCATGGGCACAGAACTGGGGTCACTGCTGGCTGGGGATGCTCCCCCTGAAAAGGGGGTTTGCTGTGGACAGTCAGAGCATCAATAAATGGTGGTTTTCACTCTTGATTTCCATGgcccctggggctgcccagcgTGTCCCCCAGGCCCTGAAGATGCAGTTCCAGAGCAACCATTCCTGTTACGGATCAACAAATTCACTCTGCCTCATCTCAAGGCACTGA
- the MPV17 gene encoding protein Mpv17 isoform X6: MEQELPETQPGSTPPGTLIWKQGQELCQQPAVARGWDSLGSREHVLPIPAGGGAGGRTQADSCSPGRGSQSAEPAWCSGRGLGCCGKGCGGNHRQQLGRLCSERPRHRGPWMTGQPHARVTRRRCSWTPFQPEMLRCPERPEALGRVGHLCRGVWCRQWGAAAGTEPAGLEQSQASWGRTAAAAVLGQGPSRGQVTQGSFPPKWAVLVAGALMGAGDVIAQQLVEQRGLRGHHCPRTLKMMAIGFCFVPWTGPVPWSRSSIGQACPCGPGLEQGHVTSPGGPPCDQGGQVLLLTPWLLQGPVVGNWYRILDRLIPGNTKVVAVKKMVLDQGAFAPCFLGCFLAVTGAMNGLSVQDNWSKIQQDYMDALMTNYCAGCCPMCCHCLELLPVLESESDVRQKPCPIPVPSLCTA; this comes from the exons atggagcaggagctgccagagaCCCAGCCGGGCAGCACCCCACCGGGGACACTGATCTGGaaacagggccaggagctgtgccagcagccagctgtGGCAAGGGGTTGGgacagcctgggcagcagggagcacGTTCTGCCCATCCCGGCTggtgggggggcaggggggcgGACACAGGCAGACAGCTGCTCTCCGGGGAGGGGATCACAGTCGGCAGAGCCTGCTTGGTGTTCAGGGAGAGGTTTGGGGTGCTGTGGTAAAGGCTGTGGTGGAaatcacaggcagcagctgggcaggctctgctctgagcGCCCCAGGCACCGTGGACCCTGGATGACAGGTCAGCCCCATGCCCGAGTCACAAGGAGGAGGTGCAGCTGGACACCGTTTCAGCCAGAGATGCTGCGGTGTCCTGAGAGGCCTGAGGCACTCGGCAGAGTGGGACACCTGTGCCGTGGGGTTTGGTGCAGGCagtggggagctgcagctgggacagagccggcagggctggagcagtcTCAGGCATCCTGGGGCAGGACGGCAGCAGCAGcggtgctgggacaggggcCCAGCCGTGGGCAGGTCACACAGGGGTCTTTCCCACCTAAATGGGCTGTGCTGGTTGCAGGGGCCCTCatgggagctggggatgtgaTTGCGCAGCAGCTGGTGGAGCAGCGGGGGCTGCGCGGGCACCACTGCCCCCGCACCCTGAAAATGATGGCCATTGGCTTCTGCTTCGTG ccGTGGACAGGTCCAGTTCcatggagcaggagcagcataGGACAAGCTTGTCCTTGTGgtccagggctggagcagggccatGTAACCAGCCCTGGAGGTCCGCCCTGTGACCAGGGAGGGCAggtgctgctcctcaccccctggctcctgcagggcCCCGTTGTGGGCAACTGGTACAGGATCCTGGATCGGCTCATCCCGGGGAATACAAAAGTTGTGGCTGTGAAGAAGATGGTCCTGGACCAG GGGGCTTTCGCACCGTGCTTCCTTGGCTGCTTCCTGGCTGTCACGGGGGCCATGAACGGGCTGTCGGTGCAGGATAACTGGTCCAAGATCCAGCAG GACTACATGGATGCCCTGATGACCAATTACTGT GCTGGCTGTTGTCCAATGTGTTGCCATTGTCTGGAACTGCTACCTGTCCTGGAAAGCGAATCGGATGTGAGGCAGAAGccatgtcccatccctgtccccagcctgtgcacTGCCTGA
- the MPV17 gene encoding protein Mpv17 isoform X4, translating to MAALWRGCGRVLARRPGAAQALTAGALMGAGDVIAQQLVEQRGLRGHHCPRTLKMMAIGFCFVPWTGPVPWSRSSIGQACPCGPGLEQGHVTSPGGPPCDQGGQVLLLTPWLLQGPVVGNWYRILDRLIPGNTKVVAVKKMVLDQGAFAPCFLGCFLAVTGAMNGLSVQDNWSKIQQDYMDALMTNYCVSAGRSVSLSHLHGAAMGSVGHRVPGRAGCGAETLAGLLTAFPLLCPDLATCADCKLLLCAPAAQVVLRPWPPVPGPLSQWLQTLSLLSPGWLLSNVLPLSGTATCPGKRIGCEAEAMSHPCPQPVHCLTPPQLRALGVGTHGRGQAGPCRVLAATIPLFSRGNAVPCGHSPHCRREKMVPRQAWICSSCAVQQLCPWSTSPSVLNHFLALACTQGAPALSVTLSFPMAHHGGKEERKWSKAGPGLSVPWAQNWGHCWLGMLPLKRGFAVDSQSINKWWFSLLISMAPGAAQRVPQALKMQFQSNHSCYGSTNSLCLISRH from the exons ATGGCGGCGCTGTGGAGGGGCTGCGGGCGGGTGCTGGCGCGGCGGCCCGGGGCGGCGCAGGCGCTCACAGCCG GGGCCCTCatgggagctggggatgtgaTTGCGCAGCAGCTGGTGGAGCAGCGGGGGCTGCGCGGGCACCACTGCCCCCGCACCCTGAAAATGATGGCCATTGGCTTCTGCTTCGTG ccGTGGACAGGTCCAGTTCcatggagcaggagcagcataGGACAAGCTTGTCCTTGTGgtccagggctggagcagggccatGTAACCAGCCCTGGAGGTCCGCCCTGTGACCAGGGAGGGCAggtgctgctcctcaccccctggctcctgcagggcCCCGTTGTGGGCAACTGGTACAGGATCCTGGATCGGCTCATCCCGGGGAATACAAAAGTTGTGGCTGTGAAGAAGATGGTCCTGGACCAG GGGGCTTTCGCACCGTGCTTCCTTGGCTGCTTCCTGGCTGTCACGGGGGCCATGAACGGGCTGTCGGTGCAGGATAACTGGTCCAAGATCCAGCAG GACTACATGGATGCCCTGATGACCAATTACTGTGTGAGTGCTGGCAGatctgtgtccctgtcccatctCCATGGGGCTGCCATGGGCTCTGTGGGACACCGagtgccaggcagggctgggtgtgggGCAGAGACTCTGGCAGGGCTCCTCactgcttttccccttctctgcccaGATCTGGCCACCTGTGCAGATTGCAAACTTCTACTTTGTGCCCCTGCAGCACAGGTAGTGTTGCGCCCCTGGCCCCCAGTCCCTGGCCCCCTGAGCCAGTGGCTGCAGACCCTGTCCCTCTTGTCCCCAGGCTGGCTGTTGTCCAATGTGTTGCCATTGTCTGGAACTGCTACCTGTCCTGGAAAGCGAATCGGATGTGAGGCAGAAGccatgtcccatccctgtccccagcctgtgcacTGCCTGACCCCACCGCAACTCAGAGCCCTTGGAGTGGGCACACATGGCCGTGGACAGGCTGGGCCATGCAGGGTCCTGGCAGCAACCATCCCGCTCTTTTCTCGGGGGAATGCCGTCCCCTGTGGCCACAGCCCCCACTGCCGCAGGGAGAAGATGGTGCCAAGGCAGGCCTGGATCTGCTCTAGTTGTGCTGTGCAGCAACTCTGCCCATGGAGCACTTCTCCATCTGTGCTCAACCATTTCCTAGCCCTTGCCTGCACACAGGGTGCTCCTGCCCTGAGTGTCACTCTGTCCTTCCCCATGGCACATCATGGGGGAAAAGAGGAGCGGAAATGGAGCAAGGCTGGCCCTGGGCTGTCTGTGCCATGGGCACAGAACTGGGGTCACTGCTGGCTGGGGATGCTCCCCCTGAAAAGGGGGTTTGCTGTGGACAGTCAGAGCATCAATAAATGGTGGTTTTCACTCTTGATTTCCATGgcccctggggctgcccagcgTGTCCCCCAGGCCCTGAAGATGCAGTTCCAGAGCAACCATTCCTGTTACGGATCAACAAATTCACTCTGCCTCATCTCAAGGCACTGA